From one Lycium barbarum isolate Lr01 chromosome 6, ASM1917538v2, whole genome shotgun sequence genomic stretch:
- the LOC132599240 gene encoding arginine decarboxylase produces MPALGCCVDAALVSPPLGYAFSWDSSLPSPAPEFFSSGVPNAAGSHWSPEMSSDLYRVDGWGAPYFSVNSNGDISVKPHGTETLPHQEIDLLKVVKKASDPKHLGGLGLQLPLVVRFPDVLKNRLESLQSAFDMAVGSNGYEGHYQGVYPVKCNQDRFVVEDIVKFGSGHRFGLEAGSKPELLLAMSCLSKGSADALLVCNGFKDSEYISLALVARKLLLNTVIVLEQEEELDLVIDISRKMAVRPVIGLRAKLRTKHSGHFGSTSGEKGKFGLTTTQILRVVKKLEESGMLDCLQLLHFHIGSQIPSTELLADGVGEATQIYSELVRLGAGMKYIDCGGGLGIDYDGTKSCDSDVSVGYGIQEYASTVVQAVQFVCDRKGVKHPVICSESGRAIVSHHSILIFEAVSASSTHVSPQLSSGGLQTLAETLNEDARADYRKLSAAAVRGEYDTCLLYSDQLKQRCVEQFKEGSLDIEQLAAVDSICDLVAKAIGVADPVRIYHVNLSIFTSIPDFWAIDQLFPIVPIHRLDEKPVMRGILSDLTCDSDGKIDKFIGGESSLPLHDLGSGDGGRYYLGMFLGGAYEEALGGLHNLFGGPSMVRVVQSDSPHSFAVTRSVPGPSCADVLRAMQHEPELMFETLKHRAEEFFEQEEDKGLNFASLTDSLAQSFHNMPYLVAPSSCCFTAATVANNGGYYYSDDDNAADCATGEDEIWSY; encoded by the coding sequence ATGCCTGCCTTAGGTTGTTGTGTAGACGCTGCTCTTGTTTCTCCTCCTCTCGGCTATGCCTTCTCTTGGGATAGCTCTCTTCCTTCGCCGGCGCCGGAGTTCTTTTCCTCCGGCGTACCTAACGCCGCCGGTTCCCATTGGTCCCCGGAAATGTCGTCTGATCTGTATCGGGTTGACGGATGGGGTGCTCCGTATTTCTCTGTTAACTCTAACGGAGATATTTCCGTTAAGCCACACGGTACTGAGACTCTTCCCCATCAGGAGATTGATCTTTTGAAAGTCGTGAAAAAGGCTTCTGACCCGAAACATTTGGGTGGGCTCGGGCTTCAGCTTCCTCTTGTTGTTCGTTTCCCTGATGTTTTGAAGAACCGATTGGAATCATTGCAATCTGCTTTTGATATGGCGGTTGGTTCAAATGGTTATGAGGGTCATTACCAAGGTGTTTATCCTGTGAAATGCAATCAAGACAGGTTCGTTGTTGAAGATATTGtgaaattcgggtcgggtcaccggTTCGGTTTGGAAGCCGGGTCTAAACCGGAGCTCCTGTTGGCTATGAGCTGTCTATCTAAAGGCAGTGCTGATGCCCTTCTTGTTTGCAATGGTTTTAAGGACAGTGAGTATATTTCGCTTGCTTTGGTTGCAAGAAAGCTCCTTTTGAACACTGTAATTGTTCTTGAACAAGAAGAGGAGCTTGACCTGGTGATTGATATCAGCCGTAAAATGGCTGTAAGGCCCGTAATTGGACTTCGTGCTAAACTCAGGACCAAGCATTCGGGTCATTTTGGATCCACTTCTGGTGAAAAGGGTAAGTTTGGGTTGACAACAACTCAAATTCTTCGTGTAGTGAAGAAGTTGGAGGAGTCTGGAATGCTGGATTGTCTTCAGTTATTGCATTTTCACATTGGATCCCAGATCCCATCGACGGAGTTACTAGCTGATGGTGTTGGTGAAGCCACTCAGATTTATTCTGAATTAGTCCGTCTTGGTGCTGGAATGAAATACATTGATTGCGGAGGCGGGCTTGGAATTGACTATGATGGTACTAAATCATGCGATTCTGATGTCTCTGTTGGGTATGGAATTCAAGAATATGCTTCCACTGTTGTCCAAGCTGTCCAATTTGTCTGTGACCGTAAAGGCGTAAAGCATCCAGTTATTTGCAGTGAAAGTGGAAGGGCAATTGTTTCTCACCACTCAATTCTGATATTTGAAGCTGTGTCTGCTTCAAGTACGCATGTTTCTCCACAGCTTTCTTCTGGTGGTCTCCAAACCCTAGCAGAGACTCTCAATGAAGATGCCCGTGCTGACTACCGGAAGTTATCTGCTGCTGCGGTTCGTGGAGAGTACGACACGTGTCTCCTTTACTCTGATCAGTTGAAACAGAGATGTGTGGAACAGTTCAAAGAAGGGTCCTTGGATATTGAACAGCTCGCAGCAGTGGATAGCATTTGCGACTTGGTCGCAAAGGCTATCGGGGTTGCTGATCCTGTCCGCATTTACCATGTGAATCTGTCGATTTTCACCTCAATTCCTGATTTTTGGGCTATTGATCAATTGTTTCCCATTGTACCAATTCACCGTTTAGATGAAAAGCCTGTAATGAGAGGGATCCTGTCCGACCTGACTTGTGACAGCGATGGGAAGATAGATAAGTTCATTGGTGGCGAATCAAGCTTGCCGTTGCACGATTTGGGAAGTGGTGATGGTGGACGGTATTATCTGGGGATGTTTTTGGGTGGGGCTTATGAGGAGGCGCTCGGAGGGCTCCACAACTTGTTTGGTGGGCCCAGCATGGTGCGGGTGGTGCAGAGCGATAGCCCTCACAGCTTTGCTGTGACTCGCTCTGTACCTGGCCCGTCCTGCGCGGATGTGCTCCGGGCGATGCAGCACGAGCCTGAACTCATGTTCGAGACTCTCAAGCACCGTGCAGAGGAATTTTTTGAACAAGAAGAAGATAAAGGTCTGAACTTTGCATCTTTGACCGATAGCTTAGCTCAGTCCTTCCACAATATGCCTTACCTTGTTGCGCCTTCGTCTTGCTGCTTCACTGCAGCCACCGTCGCGAATAATGGTGGCTATTACTACTCCGACGATGACAATGCTGCAGATTGTGCAACAGGGGAGGATGAGATTTGGTCCTATTAA
- the LOC132599241 gene encoding NADP-dependent D-sorbitol-6-phosphate dehydrogenase-like has protein sequence MAITLNSGFKMPVVGLGVWRMEGKDIKDLLINAIKIGYRHFDCAADYQNEAEVGEALAEAFQAGLVKREDLFITTKLWNSDHGHVLEACKDSLKKLRLDYLDLYLIHFPVATRHTGVGTTASALGEDGVLDIDTTISLETTWHAMENLVSLGLVRSIGISNYDIFLTRDCLAYSKVKPAVNQIETHPYFQRESLVKFCQKHGICVTAHTPLGGAAANTEWFGTVSCLEDPALKGLAEKYKKTVAQVVLRWGIQRNTVVIPKSSKLERLQENFNVLDFELTKEDMDLVKSLDRNYRTNQPAKFWGIDLYA, from the exons ATGGCGATTACACTGAACAGCGGCTTCAAGATGCCAGTTGTGGGACTTGGTGTTTGGAGAATGGAAGGCAAAGATATAAAAGATCTTCTCATCAACGCTATCAAGATTGGTTACCGTCACTTTGATTGTGCTG CTGACTATCAAAATGAAGCTGAAGTTGGGGAAGCACTTGCAGAAGCATTTCAAGCGGGGCTCGTGAAGAGGGAGGATCTTTTCATTACAACCAAG CTTTGGAACTCAGACCATGGTCATGTTCTTGAGGCATGTAAAGATAGTCTTAAGAAGTTACGCCTTGATTATCTGGATCTCTACCTTATTCACTTCCCCGTAGCCACAAGACATACAG GAGTTGGTACAACGGCTAGTGCATTGGGCGAGGATGGTGTTCTTGATATAGATACCACCATATCATTGGAGACTACTTGGCACGCAATGGAAAATCTAGTATCCCTGGGCTTGGTTCGCAGCATAGGAATCAG CAACTATGACATCTTTCTCACCCGAGATTGCTTAGCATATTCCAAAGTGAAGCCTGCTGTGAATCAAATCGAGACTCATCCTTATTTCCAGCGTGAATCTCTTGTCAAATTCTGCCAAAAGCATGGCATCTGTGTTACAGCCCACACCCCACTTGGTGGTGCTGCTGCTAATACTGAATGGTTTGGTACAGTATCATGCCTGGAGGATCCAGCTCTAAAA GGTCTAGCTGAGAAGTATAAGAAGACTGTGGCCCAGGTTGTTCTGCGCTGGGGCATCCAACGAAACACAGTTGTGATTCCAAAATCATCAAAACTGGAGAGACTGCAGGAGAATTTCAACGTTCTCGACTTTGAGCTCACCAAAGAAGACATGGACCTTGTCAAAAGTTTGGACCGCAACTATAGGACCAACCAACCCGCAAAGTTTTGGGGCATAGATCTGTATGCCTAA
- the LOC132599242 gene encoding polyprenol reductase 2-like isoform X1, with protein MLWGFQEMELGLVTLLRAAWVAAILPAVIALIPSSKLSFFQQFVLGFAKRGKIMQSSSNKLSVPQKLFIHFYILAFVWTTLLIAATWIYAYCTTPKISEPMLFSSIASHLTGGSRIFSLQRSHISKEHRSRIAVSIFLLLLMEAQVLRRLFESIYVFKYSPSARMHILGYLTGLFFYTAVPLSLCCNHATEVYKFGLSLIQEFIVKGKDRMLVTEVDWLRFLNPLMQLRWYTWIGAAIFCWGWIHQRRCHAILGSLRENREHNDDYLVPHGDWFQYVSSPHYLAEIVIYAGFVVASGCSDLTIWLLWGFTVANLSLAAAETHRWYLHKFDNYPRNRFAIFPFVY; from the exons ATG TTGTGGGGTTTTCAAGAAATGGAGTTAGGGCTGGTCACCCTTTTGAGAGCTGCATGGGTTGCTGCAATTTTGCCTGCTGTTATTGCTTTGATTCCTTCATCAAAGCTTAGTTTTTTTCAACAGTTTGTGTTAGGATTTGCTAAACGTGGCAAGATTATGCAGTCTTCATCAAAT AAACTCTCTGTTCCGCAGAAACTCTTCATTCACTTCTATATTCTAGCTTTTGTTTGGACAACACTTCTGATAGCTGCTACCTGGATTTATGCTTATTGTACAACGCCAAAGATCTCGGAACCAATGCTTTTTTCTAGTATTGCTAGCCACTTGACTGGAGGATCGCGTATCTTCTCTTTACAAAGATCTCATATATCAAAAGAACACAGAAGCAGGATTGCTGTATCGATCTTTCTGCTTTTATTAATGGAAGCTCAAGTACTGCGACGCCTGTTTGAGTCAATATACGTATTTAAATATAGTCCTTCAGCCAGGATGCACATTTTAGGCTATCTCACAGGTTTATT CTTCTATACAGCAGTTCCCCTCTCTCTTTGCTGCAATCATGCTACAGAGGTATACAAGTTCGGGTTGAGTTTGATTCAAGAGTTTATTGTTAAAGGAAAAGATAGGATGCTAGTAACTGAGGTTGATTGGCTGAGATTTTTGAACCCTCTCATGCAACTACGATGGTACACATGGATTGGTGCAGCTATATTTTGTTGGGGTTGGATTCATCAACGCCGTTGTCATGCAATTCTT GGTTCATTGAGGGAGAACAGAGAACACAACGATGATTATTTAGTCCCTCATGGTGATTGGTTTCAATATGTTTCATCTCCACACTATTTGGCTGAAATT GTTATATATGCTGGCTTCGTGGTTGCTAGTGGATGTTCGGACCTCACGATATGGCTACTCTGGGGATTTACG GTGGCAAATCTTTCCTTAGCAGCAGCAGAAACACATAGATGGTATCTGCATAAGTTTGACAACTATCCTAGGAATCGTTTTGCTATTTTCCCATTTGTTTACTAA
- the LOC132599242 gene encoding polyprenol reductase 2-like isoform X2: MELGLVTLLRAAWVAAILPAVIALIPSSKLSFFQQFVLGFAKRGKIMQSSSNKLSVPQKLFIHFYILAFVWTTLLIAATWIYAYCTTPKISEPMLFSSIASHLTGGSRIFSLQRSHISKEHRSRIAVSIFLLLLMEAQVLRRLFESIYVFKYSPSARMHILGYLTGLFFYTAVPLSLCCNHATEVYKFGLSLIQEFIVKGKDRMLVTEVDWLRFLNPLMQLRWYTWIGAAIFCWGWIHQRRCHAILGSLRENREHNDDYLVPHGDWFQYVSSPHYLAEIVIYAGFVVASGCSDLTIWLLWGFTVANLSLAAAETHRWYLHKFDNYPRNRFAIFPFVY; the protein is encoded by the exons ATGGAGTTAGGGCTGGTCACCCTTTTGAGAGCTGCATGGGTTGCTGCAATTTTGCCTGCTGTTATTGCTTTGATTCCTTCATCAAAGCTTAGTTTTTTTCAACAGTTTGTGTTAGGATTTGCTAAACGTGGCAAGATTATGCAGTCTTCATCAAAT AAACTCTCTGTTCCGCAGAAACTCTTCATTCACTTCTATATTCTAGCTTTTGTTTGGACAACACTTCTGATAGCTGCTACCTGGATTTATGCTTATTGTACAACGCCAAAGATCTCGGAACCAATGCTTTTTTCTAGTATTGCTAGCCACTTGACTGGAGGATCGCGTATCTTCTCTTTACAAAGATCTCATATATCAAAAGAACACAGAAGCAGGATTGCTGTATCGATCTTTCTGCTTTTATTAATGGAAGCTCAAGTACTGCGACGCCTGTTTGAGTCAATATACGTATTTAAATATAGTCCTTCAGCCAGGATGCACATTTTAGGCTATCTCACAGGTTTATT CTTCTATACAGCAGTTCCCCTCTCTCTTTGCTGCAATCATGCTACAGAGGTATACAAGTTCGGGTTGAGTTTGATTCAAGAGTTTATTGTTAAAGGAAAAGATAGGATGCTAGTAACTGAGGTTGATTGGCTGAGATTTTTGAACCCTCTCATGCAACTACGATGGTACACATGGATTGGTGCAGCTATATTTTGTTGGGGTTGGATTCATCAACGCCGTTGTCATGCAATTCTT GGTTCATTGAGGGAGAACAGAGAACACAACGATGATTATTTAGTCCCTCATGGTGATTGGTTTCAATATGTTTCATCTCCACACTATTTGGCTGAAATT GTTATATATGCTGGCTTCGTGGTTGCTAGTGGATGTTCGGACCTCACGATATGGCTACTCTGGGGATTTACG GTGGCAAATCTTTCCTTAGCAGCAGCAGAAACACATAGATGGTATCTGCATAAGTTTGACAACTATCCTAGGAATCGTTTTGCTATTTTCCCATTTGTTTACTAA